A portion of the Melanotaenia boesemani isolate fMelBoe1 chromosome 2, fMelBoe1.pri, whole genome shotgun sequence genome contains these proteins:
- the slc16a3a gene encoding monocarboxylate transporter 4: MGGVAVDMGPEGVKAPDGGWGWAVLAGCFVITGFSYAFPKAVSVFFKELIREFGVGYSDTAWISSILLAMLYGSGPLCSVLVNRFGCRPVMMVGGLLASLGMILASFSTSIIHIYLTTGVITGMGLALNFQPSLIMLNRYFSEKRPLANGLSAAGSPVALCCLSPLGQVLQYQYGWRGGFLILGGILLNCCVCGALMKPLVGPKTLKSVSQGQGDDHGSDGEKKKAKPRLLDFSVFKDCGFVIYTVAASIMVLGLFVPPVFVVNYAKELGNEDTKSALLLTILGFIDIFARPTCGVIAGLKWVRPRCVYLFSFAMIFNGATDLVGSQANDYASLVVFCIFFGISYGMVGALQFEVLMAIVGTEKFSSAIGLVLLMEAVAVLVGPPGAGRLLDATKNYMYVFLLAGSEVVLSAVVLATCNFLFIKTKPSAPADNPESITVTDDSFTKVCSKGAEGNDEVEKGAREEHEKEAIKEEEDRDRTDKDDIRPNSVAVNSEEVERFLKEPQQNGSMAPSPETCL, encoded by the exons ATGGGAGGCGTGGCAGTGGACATGGGTCCAGAAGGTGTGAAGGCTCCAGATGGAGGTTGGGGCTGGGCTGTGCTGGCTGGATGTTTTGTCATCACTGGCTTCTCCTATGCCTTCCCCAAAGCTGTCAGTGTGTTTTTCAAAGAGCTGATCAGGGAGTTTGGTGTGGGATACAGCGACACTGCCTGGATCTCGTCTATCCTGCTGGCCATGCTTTATGGCTCAG GTCCTCTATGCAGCGTGCTGGTGAACCGCTTTGGCTGTCGGCCAGTTATGATGGTGGGAGGCCTGTTGGCCTCTCTGGGAATGATCTTGGCCTCCTTCTCCACCAGCATCATCCACATCTACCTTACAACTGGAGTCATCACAG GTATGGGATTAGCCCTGAACTTCCAGCCGTCTCTGATCATGCTGAACCGTTACTTCAGTGAGAAGCGTCCTCTGGCCAACGGCCTCTCAGCAGCTGGAAGTCCTGTTGCCTTATGCTGCCTATCTCCGCTGGGCCAGGTCCTTCAGTACCAGTATGGATGGAGGGGTGGCTTCCTCATCCTCGGTGGTATTCTTCTGAACTGCTGCGTATGTGGAGCCCTCATGAAGCCTCTGGTCGGCCCCAAAACCCTCAAGTCTGTGAGTCAGGGACAGGGCGATGACCATGGATCAGACGGGGAGAAGAAGAAGGCCAAACCCAGACTGCTGGACTTCTCTGTGTTCAAAGACTGTGGCTTCGTCATCTACACGGTGGCAGCATCCATCATGGTTCTGGGGCTGTTTGTGCCGCCGGTGTTTGTGGTGAACTACGCCAAGGAGCTGGGAAATGAGGACACCAAGTCTGCCCTGCTGCTCACCATCCTGGGTTTCATTGACATCTTTGCACGGCCCACCTGTGGGGTGATTGCTGGACTGAAATGGGTTCGGCCTCGTTGTGTCTACCTGTTCAGCTTTGCCATGATCTTCAATGGAGCCACAGACCTGGTTGGCTCACAG GCTAATGACTACGCTTCTCTGGTGGTCTTCTGCATCTTCTTTGGAATCTCCTATGGGATGGTGGGAGCACTGCAGTTTGAGGTTCTGATGGCAATAGTTGGTACTGAGAAATTCTCCAGTGCCATTGGCCTGGTCCTACTCATGGAAGCTGTTGCAGTACTGGTGGGACCACCAGGTGCAG GCCGACTGCTTGATGCTACCAAGAACTACATGTACGTGTTCCTGCTGGCAGGAAGTGAGGTTGTGCTCTCTGCTGTGGTTTTGGCTACTTGCAACTTCCTCTTTATTAAAACGAAGCCGTCTGCGCCTGCTGACAACCCCGAGAGCATCACAGTGACGGATGACTCCTTCACAAAGGTGTGCAGCAAAGGTGCCGAGGGGAACGATGAGGTGGAGAAAGGAGCCAGAGAGGAGCACGAGAAGGAGGCgataaaggaggaggaggacagagacaGGACGGACAAAGATGACATCAGGCCAAACAGTGTAGCCGTGAACTCGGAGGAGGTGGAGAGATTCTTGAAAGAACCACAACAAAATGGCAGCATGGCTCCGAGTCCTGAAACATGTCTGTGA